A region of the Roseiflexus sp. RS-1 genome:
GGAGCGTTGCCCAGGCGATGGCGGTTCCCCAGCGCGCCGGATCGTCCGCCAGCGGTGCGCCAATACGCTGCGCCTGATGTTCATCGGCGCAGACCATGAGATCGATCATCGTTTCCAGGCGATGCACCACATCGGTGACGATGCGGTTGGTATCGACCGTGCTCCCGGTGAAGGCGGCAAATTCAGTGAGGAAGGTTCGCAGATGCTGCTCGAAGCGTTCGATGGCAGCGGTTTCAGTCTGTTCCGGCGTGGTTGGAACAGGAGTCGATGGCGCAACCGCGCTTTCGGGGGTTGACCGGCGTTGTGCGAGCGCCTGGAGTTCTTCGGGTGTTGGTTCGTCGAACGCATCGGGTCCTTCCAGCATGCTATCGATCCTGTCATTGTCCGCGCCGTCGAACGCTGGCAGGACTCCGCGCTGCACAGCGCGGCGATCCGCCCAGGCTGCCAGTTCGCGCAGCGTTGCAGCGCTGACCAGTTCGCGGAAGGGGGTCAGCACCGGTTGGAGGAACATCTCGCGCAGGGCGATATCGATGCTGGGTACGCCGCGCCCGCCCAGGTATGCCGTAATCTGAGCGTAGCGTCCGTCTGGATACTCGGTAACTTCGCGGAAATCGAGGAACACGTGGCAGCCATACGGACCGAGTTCGACATACAACCCGCGTTCCGCCAGGTCGCGGCTATGGCGAATATATTCCAGCCCGTTGCGGTGATCGCGGAAGATGGTGTAATTGTTGTCGCCAGCGCGGAGCGCCAGCCCTTCGGCGAGGGTGCGTTGCGTCAGAGTTCGTTCATCGCCTTTGCCGGTGCGCGCCATGAACGCTGCCGAAAGGCGCACCCAACCGCTTGTGTGGGCATAGCGATTATGGTAGACCACCAGCGCGCGTTCATTGCCATAGCGGTTCGAGAACGCAAACACATCCTCGTTCACATGTCCGTCAGGCATATAGAAGTCGTACAGCAAGAAATGGTCGGTGCCGGCGAACAGGTGACGGCGGTGGAGCAGCGGGAAGATTTCGCGCTCGTGCCGCGCAATCAGCCACTCATCCGGCTTCTCGTCCCAATAGGCGCGGTAATACTCCATGCCATACTTTTCGGCAAACCCCTCGATCTGCCCGTGCCCAAACATCGGCAACCCTGGCATGGTGACCAGCATGGTGCAGACGCCGAAGTATTTATCACCTTTGCCAAACTGATCGACCGCGGTGCGCTCGTCGGGGTTATTCATAAAGTTGACGAAGCGGCGCAGCACTTCCGGGTCGAACTCGAGCACATTCTTCATAATCTGGCGATACTTGGCGTTCTCCTCATCGCGCAGACAGACCATGAACGCACTGTTGTACACGCGATGCATGCCGAGGGTGCGCACGAAGTACCCTTCCATCAACCAGAAGGCTTCTGCCAGCAGCAGCGTATCAGGCGCTTCGACCGCGCAGCGGTCAACAACCTCGCGCCAGAACTCCTCCGGCATCACCGCGTCGAACTGAGCGCGCGTCATGCCAAAGCCGGCGCGCGATGGAATATCGCCGCCGGTTCCCGGTTCGGGGAACCAGAGACGGTGATAGTGGCGTTTGGTCAGCGTCATTGCCGCGTCGAAGCGAATGATCGGGAACTGCCGCGCCACGTGCAGGATCGTCTGAATCACTGCCTCACGCACTTCAGGCTTGAGGTAGTTGAGTTGCGCCGTATCGTTCCACGGCATGCTGGTGCCGTCGTTCCCGTGGTAAATGTAGCGCGCCTGTCCCGTCCAGCGGTCGAGGCGCTTGAAGACCACCGCCGCATCGCTGCGGTCGTAGTAGTGATCTTCGATGAAAATGCCCACCCGCTCATCACTCGACAGGTCGGGACCGTTGAAGGTGTAGGTTGGAAAGGGCGGATAATCGAGTTGAATGAACCAGTCAGGATGCTCGATCACCCAGCGCCCGTCGATGCCGACGTGGTTCGGCACCATATCGGCGGAGAGACGAATGCCGCGCTGCCAGGCGCGCGCCCGCAGATTGTCGAGCGCCGGTTGACCGCCGAGCGCCGCAGCAATCTGGTAGTCGTAGAGCGAATAGGCGGAGGCGACGGCATCGGGGTTGCCCATGATCTGCTTGATGCGTTTCGACGCCTGGCTGCGCTCCCAGAGACCGATCAGCCACAGACCGGTGAACCCACGGCGCGCCATCGTATCGAGTTCCTCGTCTGGCACCTGGTCGAGCGTCTTGATCGGACGACCGTACCATTTGCTCAACTGATCGAGCCAGACGAAGGTATTCTTTGCCAGCAGCACCAGGCGTGGCATCCACTCACGGTCGGGGGTATAGCGCTCCGGTTCCGCCTCCAGATAGCGATAGTCGGCAACCGGTACATATGCACCGGTCAGATCGCCGCCGCCGACGCCGAAGCGCGCCCGTTCCTCTTCTTTAATAACGTCCAGGCTGCTGAGCAGGCGGTAGAGAAATGCGCGATCCAGGAAGCCCGCCCAGTGTTCAAGCACATAGTTGAGTTGCCCTTCGATCGAGTAGGGTGACGCCAGCGCGGGGGCGCGCAGAAGTTCGATCAGGGTGCGACTGGAGACGCCGGGCAGAACGGCGGCTGGCGGCGGTTGGGTTTCGAAGAAGCGGTCGAGTTCTTCGATGATCTTGAGATAGACGGTATCGTGCTTCAGTCGAGAGTCATCGAACAGTTCGAGGAAAGGATTGAAGGCCGGATTCATGTTTTCCAGCCAGAGCATGAGCATCTCTTCGAGCGCAACTTCGCGGTGTGGCGTGCTGGCGGTCGATCCTTCGAGGTACGCTTCGATGGTCTGTTCACGACGGTACACGGCAATTGGCGGGAACTCATCGCTGAAGGCGCGCAGCGCCGTCTCGACCTTTTCTGCGCCCAGGCGTTCGTTGAGCCAGGTGAGCGCATCGGCGAGCAGACGCTCCTTCACGCGCTGGCGGTAGAGTTGCGCGACATAATGCAGAATTTCGTCGAGCAACCCCATTGCGCTGATCTGCCCGGCGCGCACCGCCTGCTCAGGGAAACGCGCCAGGTCACGCTTCTGGTTCATCTTCTGAGCGAAGACACGCGCGGCGTGGAAGTTGGCAAAGATGACGTTGCCGCTGAACTGGAACAACGACTCATCGAAGTGGTAGCGGTCGCGCGCGCTGCGGGCGACATGAAACTCCATCACCGGCGCGCCAGTTATGCGGCTCAGGTCCACACTGTACTCCAGTCGAATTGCAATGGGCGCACGCCTGTTCTGCGGGTGCACGCCGATAACGTCGATTGCCACAAACCCGGAAATGAAGCCGGAACGAAACGCGCTCTGTAGTATACCACGCAGATGACAGTTCGCTGACAGGCGCAGCGATGTGTGTAGGAGTGCACGGAAGGAGGCGTTATTGGGAGTGAAGGGGCGAGGCGAGAGGGGCGCGAGGCAAGAGGTACGAGGGGATGAGGCGCGAGGAGTTGCAGGTTGAACGTTGCACGTTGAACGTGGGACGACAACGTGGAGGGGCGCAGCGCTGCTGCGCCTGGACTGGCAGCAGGGGCCATGGCAGTGGCGCGAGGCGCGAGGAGTTGCAGGTTGAACGTTGCACGTTGAACGTGGGACGACAACGTGGAGGGGCGCAGCGCGGGTGCGCCTGTGCCAGCAGCGAGAGCAACGGCGGGGGCGAGGCGCGAGGCGAGGGGGGAGAGGAGATGCTCACAGGGGTAGATTTTTGGCAAGCCCCTGCGTGCTATCGCCTGTTTCAGGCATCAGGACGCCCAAACTCCCCCTTCTCCCCTTGTGGGAGAAGGGGGTTGGGGGGATGCTCACAGGGGTAGATTTTTGGCAAGCCCCTGCGTGCTATCGCCTGTTTCAGGCATCAGGACGCCCAAACTCCCCCTTCTCCCCGTGTGGGTTGAAAGGGGGGGGATTCGCAGGCAGATTGTCAACCGTTTCCGTTCCACCGAACGCACGGGCCGATCCGTCGGTATCATGATCATGGAAGGATCGCGAGACACGGAGGATGGTATGTCCCGCACGTCCACAGAACGGTTGCTGCAGCAGCAGATCCAGACCCTCTTCCCGCGCTTGTCGCGTCACCGGCGCCGCGCCCTGGCCCGCTGGGTCTTGGGCGCCTTATTGGCGGGGAGCGCCAATCGTCCCGCGCTGGCGCCGGCGCTCGCCACTGCCGGGATCGCCCGCGCCGCCACCCTGGCGGACGCCTGGGATGCCTGGATCGCCGCCCCGGCCCATCTCATAAACACCGCCGACCCACCCGCAGCGGGTGCGCCACCGGTGGTCAGTCCGCTGGCGTGCGGCGCCGACCTGCTCCGCTGGATTCGCGCGCACTGGACCGGCGGACCGCTCGTGCTTGGGCTGGATGCCTCCCATCGGCGCGATGACGTCGTTCTGCTGCGCATGAGCGTCCTCTATCGGGGCGCCGCCCTGCCGGTCGCCTGGGTGATCGTCCCGGCGAACCAACCGGGTGCGTGGGAACCGCACTGGGAGCGGATGCTGCGCTGGGCCCGCAGCGCGCTGCCGCGCGACCAGGAGGTCCTCGTGCTGGCGGATCAGGGGTTGTGGAGCCCCCGGCTGTGGCACGCCATCCGGTCGCAGCAGTTCCATCCCATCATGCGGGTGCGCACCACGTCGACCTTCGCGCCGACCGGTCAGGCGCGCCAGTCGGTGCTGCGCCTGGCGCCCGGACCGGGGCATGGATGGGTGGGCGTGGGGGTCGCCTTCACGCACGCACCCAAGCGGATTGCGGGCACGCTGGCGGTGGCGTGGGGCGCCGACCATGCGGAACCGTGGGTGCTGCTGACCGATCTGCCGCCCGCGCAGGTGGATGCCGCGTGGTATGCCCTGCGCAGTTGGGATGAGGCGGGCTTCCGCCAAAGTACGTCGATGGGCTGGGACTGGCAACGCGGTCAGGTGACGGACTCGGATGCAGTCGCCTGGCAGTATCTGGTAGTGGCGACGGTCACGCTGTGGACGGTGGCCGTCGGCACGCGGATCGAAGATGCAGAACAGCAGGGGGTTCCGCCCGGTCGCCTGAAGCGGGCGCCGCCGACGACCGGCGCGCCGCCGCGCCGTCGCTGGAGCGGCACGGCGCAGCGGGTGATCAGCCTGCTCCGGCGGGGGGCAGGTCGGCGCCTGCGCTGGTTGCTGGCGCAAGGGCGTTGTTGGGTCCGCTTGTGGTTGCGCCCGGAGCCCTTGCCCAAAATAGGTGACAGCGTAACCATGCATATCTATGACCCGTCCCAATGCCTGAAATCGCCCTAAATCCCCCCCCTTTCAACCCCGTGTGGGAGAAGGGGGTTGGGGGGATGAGGGGCACAAGCGCACGGGAATACAGAACATTGCTCATCTCTCCCAAAAACTCTGCACTTGAGAGCGCGAGGCGCGAGGGGCACGAGGGGCGAGGCGCGAGGGGTAAGGAATTGTATTTGAGGACTCGAGAACGGTGGCCTGAATAAGGATGGTCGGTATGGATCCCATCATCACAATGACTGCCGCGATTGCATCGCTTCTGGTAGTTGCCGGATGTGTTGTTGCACTGGCGGCAATGCGTCCGCGTCGGCGCACAGCGACATCAAGCAGAAGCATGTCACCGCGTGCGTCTGCTGTGTCGCGGGGTGCATCGGGCGAACCGGAGTTTCTGCCTCGCCTGCCCTATACCCGCGCGCCACATCTGCTTGCGGGCGACCATCGCGCCCTGTTTGCGGCGCTCAACGCCGCCGCGCCCGACGATCTCGCCGTGCTGCCCCACGTGCGCCTGAGCGACATCCTGCACGTTGAACCGCACACGACGCAATCGGAGCGTTACCAGGAGCGCATTCGCGATAGCGTGCTCGATTTTGTGCTCTGCGATGCGCAGACAACCACGCCGCGCCTGGCAGTGCTTTTTGCGCAACCCGGCGCAGCCCGACGCACCGCATTTATCGACGCCGCGCTGATCGGCGCCGGTGTGCCGGTGTTGCGCCTGACCCGCGACGATCTGCCATCTGTCGAGGCGCTGGCGACGCAGATAGCAGCACTGCTGGGATTGCCGGTCAGACCTGCGGCAGCGCCGTTCGAGCGTGCTGCTCTCCCCGATGGCGCATCAACAGCATTTCGGCAGGACGTCCTGGTCGTTGCGCGCACGCCGGTGCGCTACGCCTGTGGACGTTGCCACCGCGACATTTCTGCGCATGTGCACCGTTGCCCGCACTGTGGCGCGCCGCTGGCATGATGTTCTCCGGATTTCTACACAGGAGAGATAAGGGAGAGGTGCATCAGCGCGTCGGTATTTCTTGACTAAATAGATTGACAAATATAGAAATATCAGATATACTACGCTCGCACCGGTGCATGCAGAGAAAGTCGCCTACCGAAAGCGAGGACCTTGTGGACAGAACGCTGTTGCGAACTGCTGGCGCCGCTATTGCTGGCGCACTCGTGACGCTGGCCGTCGTTGCGCTCATCTTCTTCGTTCGCCAACCCGCCGGCACTTCGTCGACCACTGCTCCATCCGCTGCTGACGCCTCATCCGCGCCTGTGGCGGTCAATCCGCCACGTGAACCGCGCAAATTCGAGGATGTGGTTGTCAGCACCGAATGGCTGGCGCAGAATCTCGACAACCCAAAGGTGCGCGTGATTGAGGTCAGTGTCGTTCCAGGAGTGTACGAACGCGGTCACATCCCCGGAGCGGTCAACTTTGTCTGGACGACTGACTTCGTTGATACAGTATCGCGCAACATTATCGCGCCGGAGCGCTTCCAGGAACTGGCACGTGCTGCGGGTATCAATAACGACACGACGATTGTGCTCTACGGCGATAACAACAACTGGTTCGCCGCCTGGGGTGCGTGGGTTTTCCGCCAGTACGGCGCTGAGGATGTGCGACTGCTGGATGGAAGCCGCAGCAAGTGGGAAGCCGAGAACCGCGAACTTTCGACACGCGCGCCGACCTATCCGCCGGGCAATTTTACCGTCCGGCAACGCAGCGACCTGCGGGTATTCCTGCCCGATGTGCTGAAAGTCGTGCGTGGTGAGGAACAGAAGGTGCTGGTTGATATCCGCTCGCCGGATGAGTTCAGCGGCAAGATTTTTGCGCCGGAAGGCTTCCAGGAACTTGCAGTGCGAGCCGGTCACATCCCCGGCGCTGTGAATGTGCCGTGGAAGAAGGCGCTCAACGAGGACGGCACGTTCAAGAGCGTCGAGGAACTGCGTAAACTGTACGCAGAGGCCGGAGTCGATGGCAGCAAGCCGGTCATCACCTATTGCCGGATCGGTGAGCGCGCCAGCCATACCTGGTTTGTCCTCAGCGAAATCCTGGGGTATCAGGTGGCGCTCTACGATGGTTCCTGGACGGAGTATGGCAACAGCGTCGGCGTGCCGATCGCCAACCCGGCCGGTACAATTTGGGGCGTGAAGTAGACGACGATGTCGAACGCATTGCCTGGGAGCAGCCCTGCCGACCGGGCTGCTCCTTCCAAACCAGTCCTGACTCCGGCGTTGATCCTGCGGAATGGCGGGGCGGCGCTGATCTTCGTCACCCTGCTGATCGGCGCGCACGTGCTTCAGACAACGTCGGGGTATGGCGCGTCGGCGGCGCTCTCGCTGCTGATCGGCGCCGCGCTCGGGGTTGTCTTTGAGCGTGGTCGGTTCTGCTTCTTCTGCATCTTCCGCGACTTCATCGAGCATCGCAACGCCGGACCGCTCTACGCGATCCTGACGGCGCTGGCTGTGAGCGGAATCGGGTATGCCGTCGTGTTCGGCGCGTTTCTTCCCAATCCGTTCAGCGGTCGGCTCGCCCCCGATGCCCATATTGGTCCGGTCAGCCTGGCGCTGGTCGTCGCCGGTTTGTTGTTCGGCGTGGGGATGGCGCTCTCCGGCGCGTGCATCAGCGGTCATCTCTATCGTTTGGGAGAGGGATCGGGCTACGCGCCGCTGGCGCTCATCGGCGCATTGATCGGCTTTGGTCTGGGATTCCGAACGTGGAACTGGCTCTATGTGACGGTGATCGCCGATGCGCCGGTGATCTGGCTGCCGCACTGGATCGGGTACGGCGGGGCGCTCCTCCTTCACCTGGCAGTTCTCAGCGTCCTGGCGTTCGCGCTGTTGCGCTACGTATCGCCGCTGCCGCCCCGTCCTGCACATCAACTCGACATAAAATATCTTTATGAGGCGCTCTTCCGCGACCGCTGGAATCCGCTGGTCACCGGCGCGATCGTGGGAGTCATCGGGGTCGTGGCGTACCTGCGGGTCGAACCCCTCGGCGTGACGGCGCAACTCGGCAGCCTTGCCCGCACGGTGATGCACACGAGTGGCATGCTGCCGGCGCGACTCAATGGGCTGGACAGTTTCGCCGGTTGCGCCACGCAGGTGGTGCAGACGATTACCGACAATGGGTGGCTGATCGGCGGACTGGCGCTCGGCGCTTTTGGCGCCGCCCTGATCGCCGGTCGCTTTCAGCCAGCGTTGCCGCGTGCCAATGGCAGTGTCGCTGCGCTGGTCGGCGGGGTGCTGATGGGCTGGGGCGCGATGACGGCACTCGGCTGCACAGTGGGGACGCTCCTCTCCGGGATTGCTGCATTTGCGCTATCGGGATGGGTGTTTGGCGCGGCGGTCTTTGCTGGTGTCTGGGGCGGTATTGTGCTGCGCCTCCATCGCTGGACGTAGCGCACGGGCGGGCGTCTGCACTCACTGCTGATGGTGCGCGCGTCCGCGACCCTGCCACAGAAGCCCGATCACCATCGCTCCGGTTATCGACCAGCCGAACCAATCGCCGAGACGGGTGTAGAGCGTTCGCTCCGGTACAGTGAATGCTTCACCCGTCACCACACCCCGCTGATTGATCGCGCTCTCGGCAGTGATCCGCCCATACGGGTCGATCACCATCGCAATGCCGCTGGTCGCTCCCAGACCGAAGGCGACCCGGTTCTCCGCCGCTCGCAGAACCGAATCGGCGGCGTGCAGCGGCGGGAACCAGCGGTTGCCATAAAAGTCGTCGTCCACCGGCATCAGCACCACGTGCGCTCCGGCGCGCGCCAGTTCGCGGGTGATCCACGGGACGTGGCGATCCCAGCACACTCCCAGTCCGACGTTGCCATACGGCGTCGTGAAGACCTGGAAATCGCGCGGTCCGGGAACAAAGCCAAAAGCCTGCTCGTCGCCGGTGAGATTGATTTTGGCGTGCCGACCAACCTCGTTACCGTCCGGTCCGAACAGAACTGCTGCGTCGTGCATGCCTTCCGACGTTCGCCAGACCATATCCACCACCAGGTAGGCGTTCAGTTCACGCGCCAGCGCCCCGACCTGCGCGGCAAACGCGGGGTCATCCGCATCGGCGAACTCATTTTCGGGCCACACGACGAAGGCGGGACGCAACGCAGCCACCTGACGGGTCAGGGTTGCATTTGTGTCGAAGATCGCCTGTGACATCTCCGGCGTATCCGCGTAGTACCCTTCCTGACCGACAGGCAG
Encoded here:
- a CDS encoding sulfurtransferase, translating into MDRTLLRTAGAAIAGALVTLAVVALIFFVRQPAGTSSTTAPSAADASSAPVAVNPPREPRKFEDVVVSTEWLAQNLDNPKVRVIEVSVVPGVYERGHIPGAVNFVWTTDFVDTVSRNIIAPERFQELARAAGINNDTTIVLYGDNNNWFAAWGAWVFRQYGAEDVRLLDGSRSKWEAENRELSTRAPTYPPGNFTVRQRSDLRVFLPDVLKVVRGEEQKVLVDIRSPDEFSGKIFAPEGFQELAVRAGHIPGAVNVPWKKALNEDGTFKSVEELRKLYAEAGVDGSKPVITYCRIGERASHTWFVLSEILGYQVALYDGSWTEYGNSVGVPIANPAGTIWGVK
- a CDS encoding YeeE/YedE family protein; translation: MSNALPGSSPADRAAPSKPVLTPALILRNGGAALIFVTLLIGAHVLQTTSGYGASAALSLLIGAALGVVFERGRFCFFCIFRDFIEHRNAGPLYAILTALAVSGIGYAVVFGAFLPNPFSGRLAPDAHIGPVSLALVVAGLLFGVGMALSGACISGHLYRLGEGSGYAPLALIGALIGFGLGFRTWNWLYVTVIADAPVIWLPHWIGYGGALLLHLAVLSVLAFALLRYVSPLPPRPAHQLDIKYLYEALFRDRWNPLVTGAIVGVIGVVAYLRVEPLGVTAQLGSLARTVMHTSGMLPARLNGLDSFAGCATQVVQTITDNGWLIGGLALGAFGAALIAGRFQPALPRANGSVAALVGGVLMGWGAMTALGCTVGTLLSGIAAFALSGWVFGAAVFAGVWGGIVLRLHRWT
- a CDS encoding DUF2726 domain-containing protein; this translates as MDPIITMTAAIASLLVVAGCVVALAAMRPRRRTATSSRSMSPRASAVSRGASGEPEFLPRLPYTRAPHLLAGDHRALFAALNAAAPDDLAVLPHVRLSDILHVEPHTTQSERYQERIRDSVLDFVLCDAQTTTPRLAVLFAQPGAARRTAFIDAALIGAGVPVLRLTRDDLPSVEALATQIAALLGLPVRPAAAPFERAALPDGASTAFRQDVLVVARTPVRYACGRCHRDISAHVHRCPHCGAPLA
- a CDS encoding alpha-amylase family glycosyl hydrolase, with amino-acid sequence MEFHVARSARDRYHFDESLFQFSGNVIFANFHAARVFAQKMNQKRDLARFPEQAVRAGQISAMGLLDEILHYVAQLYRQRVKERLLADALTWLNERLGAEKVETALRAFSDEFPPIAVYRREQTIEAYLEGSTASTPHREVALEEMLMLWLENMNPAFNPFLELFDDSRLKHDTVYLKIIEELDRFFETQPPPAAVLPGVSSRTLIELLRAPALASPYSIEGQLNYVLEHWAGFLDRAFLYRLLSSLDVIKEEERARFGVGGGDLTGAYVPVADYRYLEAEPERYTPDREWMPRLVLLAKNTFVWLDQLSKWYGRPIKTLDQVPDEELDTMARRGFTGLWLIGLWERSQASKRIKQIMGNPDAVASAYSLYDYQIAAALGGQPALDNLRARAWQRGIRLSADMVPNHVGIDGRWVIEHPDWFIQLDYPPFPTYTFNGPDLSSDERVGIFIEDHYYDRSDAAVVFKRLDRWTGQARYIYHGNDGTSMPWNDTAQLNYLKPEVREAVIQTILHVARQFPIIRFDAAMTLTKRHYHRLWFPEPGTGGDIPSRAGFGMTRAQFDAVMPEEFWREVVDRCAVEAPDTLLLAEAFWLMEGYFVRTLGMHRVYNSAFMVCLRDEENAKYRQIMKNVLEFDPEVLRRFVNFMNNPDERTAVDQFGKGDKYFGVCTMLVTMPGLPMFGHGQIEGFAEKYGMEYYRAYWDEKPDEWLIARHEREIFPLLHRRHLFAGTDHFLLYDFYMPDGHVNEDVFAFSNRYGNERALVVYHNRYAHTSGWVRLSAAFMARTGKGDERTLTQRTLAEGLALRAGDNNYTIFRDHRNGLEYIRHSRDLAERGLYVELGPYGCHVFLDFREVTEYPDGRYAQITAYLGGRGVPSIDIALREMFLQPVLTPFRELVSAATLRELAAWADRRAVQRGVLPAFDGADNDRIDSMLEGPDAFDEPTPEELQALAQRRSTPESAVAPSTPVPTTPEQTETAAIERFEQHLRTFLTEFAAFTGSTVDTNRIVTDVVHRLETMIDLMVCADEHQAQRIGAPLADDPARWGTAIAWATLHRLGLMVAADDIAGQSRSLIDEYLLGRALQAALVEFGYSDDTAADAALLVKILTTRQRWHATFADEYHALASALMSDGDVQLFTRVNRFQGVLWFNKERFERLLRWLDLIAVATLQVEATPDADAIRADCAQTIERLIDAAEQSGYRVEQLLAVSQSEESLTDTGAE
- a CDS encoding apolipoprotein N-acyltransferase — translated: MLITRTRTAPENAATAMSWGISLALAVLSGFLIGASMPTLLDWGFLGWVGLAPVLIALNVQPPHRRFLVALPFGIVWSAMTHLWYPALFGVGMGIFLVAAVGAFYAGVLQAGMALQERLPEPLRILGMPVAWAALEFVRSVAPVVGDWWIELLAKSQWRFPPALQLLAITGVPGLSFLLMLANVAIALLILETWRQQRVHLPAVLALAGSALILGWGALSIPPAPDAQFRIAATVDLVNQDRAVQALSRLPVGQEGYYADTPEMSQAIFDTNATLTRQVAALRPAFVVWPENEFADADDPAFAAQVGALARELNAYLVVDMVWRTSEGMHDAAVLFGPDGNEVGRHAKINLTGDEQAFGFVPGPRDFQVFTTPYGNVGLGVCWDRHVPWITRELARAGAHVVLMPVDDDFYGNRWFPPLHAADSVLRAAENRVAFGLGATSGIAMVIDPYGRITAESAINQRGVVTGEAFTVPERTLYTRLGDWFGWSITGAMVIGLLWQGRGRAHHQQ